One window from the genome of Spirosoma rhododendri encodes:
- a CDS encoding TIGR01777 family oxidoreductase has translation MAKTVLLTGGTGSIGTRLTQLLHQQGYQVSYLSRENKPVSGVTVYQWDIKKGQIDPKAIQTADYIIHLAGAGIADGRWTDERKDEILGSRTQSTELLAKALATHEHHVEAFAGSSAIGYYGGDTGDRPITETTPGGTDFLATVTRAWEKSEDQIAALGIRTVKLRTGVVLSPNGGALPKIAQPIRLGAGAPLGSGQQYISWIHIDDICRMYIQALTDSSWSGAYNATAPMPATNQDLTKAIADVLHRPLILPNVPAFALKLLFGEMAITVLGGNYVINKRIADETSFTYQYADLNLALKNLLA, from the coding sequence ATGGCCAAAACTGTATTACTGACCGGGGGAACAGGAAGTATCGGCACCCGTTTGACCCAGCTCCTGCATCAGCAAGGCTATCAGGTATCTTATTTAAGTCGGGAGAATAAACCCGTTTCGGGCGTCACCGTCTATCAGTGGGACATCAAAAAGGGGCAGATCGACCCCAAGGCGATTCAAACCGCCGATTACATCATCCATCTGGCCGGAGCTGGTATTGCCGATGGTCGCTGGACGGATGAGCGTAAAGACGAAATACTTGGCAGCCGCACGCAGTCGACCGAGTTGTTGGCGAAAGCCCTGGCTACCCATGAGCACCACGTCGAAGCGTTTGCCGGCTCATCGGCCATTGGCTATTATGGGGGCGATACCGGCGACCGGCCGATCACGGAAACTACGCCCGGCGGCACCGACTTTCTGGCAACGGTAACCCGCGCCTGGGAAAAATCGGAGGACCAGATCGCGGCATTGGGTATTCGAACAGTCAAGCTGCGCACCGGCGTGGTGCTGTCGCCCAACGGCGGTGCATTACCCAAAATAGCGCAGCCGATCCGGCTCGGGGCGGGCGCACCGCTGGGGTCGGGGCAGCAGTATATTTCCTGGATTCATATTGACGATATTTGCCGAATGTACATACAGGCGCTGACAGACAGTTCGTGGTCGGGTGCCTACAACGCCACGGCCCCGATGCCAGCGACCAATCAGGATCTGACGAAAGCCATCGCCGACGTGTTGCACCGTCCGCTGATTCTGCCCAACGTACCGGCCTTCGCGCTGAAACTGTTGTTTGGCGAAATGGCGATCACCGTGCTGGGCGGCAACTACGTTATCAACAAGCGCATTGCCGACGAAACGTCATTTACCTATCAATACGCTGACCTGAATCTGGCGTTGAAAAACCTGCTCGCTTAA
- a CDS encoding SDR family NAD(P)-dependent oxidoreductase yields MIKDLLNLSGKNALVTGSSQGIGAAIALGLAEFGANVLIHYHANSDKAEAVADQVRALDVKSDSIQADLSEPDAADKLFRAAVDAFGTIDILVLNASVQLPKLWAEATPDEFDEQVTANWKANLQLMQLSTPAMVERGWGRVLTIGSVQEEKPHPTMVVYAGTKAAMANTVKNLALQLASKGVTINNLSPGVIDTARTGEPTPPVDEAISQRMTIPLEDEGDPVDCAPMALLLCSEAGRYITGQTIFVDGGMSL; encoded by the coding sequence ATGATTAAGGATCTGCTAAACCTATCGGGGAAAAATGCGCTGGTAACGGGGTCGAGTCAGGGCATTGGCGCGGCCATCGCACTGGGTCTGGCAGAATTTGGTGCCAACGTACTGATTCACTACCACGCCAACTCAGACAAAGCGGAAGCAGTTGCCGACCAGGTACGGGCACTGGACGTGAAATCTGATAGCATACAGGCTGACCTGTCAGAACCCGACGCGGCCGACAAGCTGTTCAGGGCGGCAGTCGATGCGTTTGGAACGATCGATATTCTGGTGCTGAACGCGTCGGTACAACTGCCTAAACTGTGGGCAGAAGCTACCCCCGACGAGTTCGATGAGCAGGTTACGGCCAACTGGAAAGCGAATCTGCAACTGATGCAGCTCTCCACGCCCGCCATGGTCGAACGCGGCTGGGGACGCGTGTTGACGATCGGCAGCGTACAGGAAGAAAAGCCCCACCCAACGATGGTTGTGTATGCGGGCACGAAAGCGGCCATGGCCAATACCGTCAAAAATCTGGCGTTGCAACTGGCCAGTAAAGGCGTAACCATCAATAATCTGTCGCCGGGCGTTATCGACACGGCCCGCACCGGCGAACCCACGCCCCCGGTCGATGAGGCCATCAGCCAACGCATGACCATCCCGCTCGAAGACGAAGGCGACCCGGTCGACTGCGCACCCATGGCTCTCCTGCTTTGCTCCGAAGCCGGCCGATACATCACCGGGCAGACCATCTTCGTTGACGGCGGTATGAGCTTGTGA
- a CDS encoding ATP-binding protein, which produces MLEQLRQFPAFATIPDEQLQWLVDNGEEKHIDAGTVLAKPGESIDQLVLLLDGRIVIDTGQNGPDDDIVTYEPHSIMGVLPYSRMTSTPNRMLVEKTSHILQVHRDKLRDMACLHYELTEVLVQQMTNRVRSFTRYTQQEDKMASLGRLSAGLAHELNNPVAAIVRSAETMKAHLRATPDAFKQIMHLQLPDEKVDTVNELLFKKLDQKAPQLSLLERSSREDDLADWLDDYGADTGSLDLVGPLIDFNFTTDDLNWMLDQVGPDNIGGVTNWVVNNLVTQSLVRDISDASERIGTLVGSIKNYTHMDRGAGKTTVDLGEGIRSTLTLLDHKVKGSNVSVRLNLADDLPVVCGWPGELNQVWTNLIDNAVDAMPDGGELTISSEVEHHSDGLTFVLTKIADTGTGIPDDIRDSIFDPFFTTKEIGKGTGLGLDIVQGIVSHHNGSIKVDSQPGHTEFSVCLPVG; this is translated from the coding sequence ATGCTTGAACAACTTCGACAGTTTCCGGCCTTCGCCACTATCCCCGATGAACAGCTTCAGTGGCTGGTCGACAATGGGGAAGAAAAGCACATTGATGCCGGAACCGTGCTGGCGAAGCCCGGCGAATCAATCGACCAGTTGGTGTTGCTGCTCGACGGACGGATTGTGATCGATACGGGACAGAACGGACCCGACGATGACATCGTCACCTACGAACCGCACAGTATCATGGGCGTGCTGCCTTACTCGCGCATGACCAGCACCCCCAACCGAATGCTGGTCGAAAAAACGTCGCATATTCTGCAAGTTCACCGCGACAAGCTGCGGGACATGGCCTGTCTGCATTACGAACTTACCGAGGTACTGGTGCAGCAGATGACCAACCGGGTACGGAGTTTTACGCGCTACACGCAGCAGGAAGACAAAATGGCGTCGCTGGGTCGCTTATCGGCGGGACTGGCGCACGAACTGAATAATCCGGTGGCGGCCATTGTCCGATCGGCCGAGACGATGAAGGCTCATTTGCGGGCCACGCCCGACGCTTTCAAGCAAATCATGCACCTGCAACTGCCCGACGAAAAAGTCGACACGGTGAATGAGTTGCTGTTCAAAAAACTTGATCAGAAAGCGCCCCAGCTCAGTTTGCTGGAACGCAGCAGCCGCGAAGACGACTTGGCTGACTGGCTCGACGATTATGGGGCCGATACGGGTAGTCTGGACCTCGTCGGGCCGCTCATTGACTTCAATTTCACAACCGACGATCTGAACTGGATGCTCGATCAGGTTGGGCCGGATAACATTGGCGGGGTAACCAACTGGGTTGTCAATAACCTGGTTACGCAATCGCTGGTACGTGATATCAGCGATGCGTCGGAGCGAATCGGTACGCTGGTCGGGTCGATTAAGAACTACACCCACATGGACCGGGGCGCAGGCAAAACGACGGTCGATCTGGGCGAAGGTATTCGCAGTACGCTGACGTTGCTGGACCACAAGGTTAAGGGCAGTAATGTCTCGGTCAGGCTCAATCTGGCCGACGATCTGCCCGTAGTCTGCGGCTGGCCGGGCGAACTGAATCAGGTGTGGACCAACCTGATCGACAACGCTGTCGACGCTATGCCCGATGGGGGTGAGCTGACCATCTCCAGCGAAGTCGAGCATCATAGCGATGGCCTTACCTTCGTGCTGACGAAGATCGCCGACACCGGCACTGGTATTCCCGACGATATTCGCGACTCAATCTTCGACCCTTTCTTCACGACAAAGGAAATCGGCAAGGGCACCGGACTTGGGCTCGACATCGTGCAGGGTATCGTCAGTCATCACAATGGCTCAATAAAAGTTGATTCCCAACCCGGCCACACCGAGTTTAGTGTTTGCTTACCAGTTGGTTGA
- the rimK gene encoding 30S ribosomal protein S6--L-glutamate ligase, which translates to MRIAILSTNPDLYSTQRLLTAVRERNHEGVIVNHLNCHVMIEGGRPTVLLDGQELDQFDAIIPRIGASVTDYGCAVVRQFEMMKVFTTAKSQAIMRARNKLRSLQVLSKAGVGLPKTVIANHPKNGNVNRLIELVGGPPVVIKLLEGTQGIGVVLAETAKAARSTIEAFYGLKKHVLVQEFIAEARGSDIRAFVVGGKVVGAMRRQGIDGEFRSNLHRGGNAIPVILTEQEEQTAINASRALGLKVAGVDMLPSDRGPLVLEVNSSPGLEGIELATGINVAGHIIAYIEEKILGDESDMVGV; encoded by the coding sequence ATGCGCATTGCTATTTTATCAACAAATCCCGACCTGTATTCGACGCAGCGGCTGCTGACGGCAGTCAGGGAACGCAACCACGAAGGCGTCATTGTCAATCATCTCAACTGCCACGTCATGATCGAAGGGGGCCGCCCGACGGTGCTCCTCGACGGGCAGGAGCTTGACCAGTTCGACGCGATCATCCCCCGCATTGGTGCGTCGGTAACCGACTACGGTTGCGCCGTGGTCCGGCAGTTTGAGATGATGAAAGTCTTTACAACGGCCAAATCGCAGGCCATCATGCGGGCGCGTAACAAGCTGCGCAGCTTGCAGGTGCTGTCGAAAGCGGGGGTTGGTCTGCCCAAAACGGTTATCGCCAACCACCCTAAAAACGGTAATGTCAATCGCCTGATCGAGTTGGTCGGCGGGCCACCGGTGGTTATCAAACTACTGGAAGGTACGCAGGGAATCGGCGTTGTGCTGGCTGAAACCGCCAAAGCCGCCCGCTCGACCATCGAAGCGTTTTACGGTCTGAAAAAACACGTGCTGGTGCAGGAGTTTATCGCCGAAGCGCGGGGGTCCGACATCCGGGCGTTTGTGGTAGGCGGCAAAGTCGTCGGAGCAATGCGTCGGCAGGGTATCGACGGCGAGTTTCGCTCGAACCTGCACCGGGGTGGCAATGCCATTCCCGTTATCCTGACGGAACAGGAAGAACAAACCGCTATTAACGCGAGCCGGGCGCTGGGCCTCAAAGTCGCCGGTGTCGACATGCTCCCCTCCGACCGGGGTCCGCTGGTACTCGAAGTCAACTCATCGCCCGGTCTGGAAGGCATCGAACTAGCCACCGGCATCAACGTCGCCGGGCACATCATCGCCTACATCGAAGAAAAAATCCTCGGCGACGAAAGCGACATGGTGGGGGTTTAA
- a CDS encoding FAD-dependent oxidoreductase, whose translation MRLPIIVSIDDDPQVLQAIQHDLRQKYRKQYRVLATTSATEALESLSELKKKGEEVALFLSDQRMPQMTGVAFLAQARKIFPNAKRALLTAYSDIDAAVRAINEVQLDYYIAKPWDPPEEKLYPILDDLLSDWQSNYRPAFEGLKLIGYQFSPQSHALKDFLAGNLFPYQWLDIENDPQAQALLDLHQLSLSDLPVVVLGDGTALPKPALSEVGEKLGLKPTANESLYDLAIIGAGPAGLAAAVYGGSEGLKTILIDKRAPGGQAGTSSRIENYLGFPNGLSGADLTRRAITQAQRFGVEFLAPQEVVSIHSEGQYKHIRMADDTEVVARAIVLSTGVSYRKLENESLDKFTGAGVYYGAATTEAIAFKGKPVYVVGGGNSAGQGAMYLSRTASDVYICVRCPDLSETMSQYLIDQIGGTANIHVLGCTEVVSATGEERLECVALENMDTHERRTEPASGVFIFIGAKPLTDWIEMDIIKDPKGFIATGRDMGKYAEYKRVWKQSREPFVLETCSPGIFAAGDVRAGAMNRVASAVGEGAMAVSFVHKYLADN comes from the coding sequence ATGCGTCTCCCTATCATTGTTTCCATCGACGACGATCCGCAGGTGTTGCAGGCAATTCAGCACGATCTGCGGCAGAAGTACCGTAAGCAGTACCGGGTGCTGGCGACAACCTCGGCGACTGAAGCACTTGAGTCGCTAAGCGAGTTGAAGAAGAAAGGGGAGGAGGTGGCCCTGTTTCTGTCGGATCAGCGGATGCCGCAGATGACGGGTGTCGCTTTTCTGGCTCAGGCCCGCAAGATTTTCCCGAACGCCAAACGCGCGCTGCTGACGGCGTACTCCGACATCGACGCGGCTGTGCGGGCGATCAACGAAGTACAGCTCGATTACTACATTGCAAAGCCGTGGGACCCGCCCGAAGAAAAGCTGTATCCCATTCTCGACGACCTGCTCAGCGACTGGCAGTCGAACTATCGCCCGGCTTTCGAGGGGTTAAAACTTATCGGCTATCAGTTTTCGCCCCAATCGCATGCGTTGAAAGATTTTCTGGCGGGCAACCTGTTTCCGTACCAATGGCTCGACATCGAAAACGACCCGCAGGCGCAGGCGTTGCTCGACCTGCACCAGTTGAGCCTGTCGGATTTGCCGGTCGTGGTACTGGGCGACGGAACGGCATTGCCAAAACCAGCGCTGAGTGAAGTCGGCGAAAAGTTGGGGCTGAAACCAACGGCCAACGAAAGTTTGTACGACCTGGCCATCATCGGTGCCGGACCGGCCGGGCTGGCGGCTGCCGTCTATGGCGGGTCGGAAGGGTTGAAAACGATTCTGATCGACAAACGAGCACCGGGTGGACAGGCCGGAACGAGTTCGCGCATTGAAAACTACCTGGGCTTCCCGAACGGCCTGAGCGGGGCCGATCTGACGCGCCGGGCCATTACGCAGGCGCAGCGGTTCGGTGTCGAATTTCTGGCTCCGCAGGAAGTAGTATCCATCCATTCGGAGGGCCAGTACAAGCACATCCGCATGGCCGACGATACCGAAGTGGTGGCGCGGGCCATCGTGCTCAGTACGGGTGTGTCGTACCGAAAACTGGAAAACGAAAGCCTTGATAAATTCACCGGAGCGGGTGTCTACTACGGAGCCGCGACAACCGAAGCAATCGCGTTCAAGGGCAAGCCGGTGTACGTCGTTGGGGGCGGTAATTCGGCGGGGCAGGGGGCTATGTATCTTTCCCGGACGGCGTCGGATGTGTACATCTGTGTACGTTGCCCCGATCTGTCAGAAACCATGTCGCAATACCTGATCGATCAGATCGGCGGTACGGCAAATATCCACGTGCTGGGCTGTACGGAGGTCGTCTCGGCAACGGGCGAGGAGCGGCTGGAGTGCGTAGCGCTGGAGAATATGGATACGCACGAGCGACGAACGGAACCGGCGAGTGGTGTTTTTATCTTCATCGGTGCCAAACCGCTAACCGACTGGATTGAGATGGACATCATCAAAGATCCGAAGGGCTTTATCGCTACCGGCCGCGACATGGGTAAGTATGCCGAGTACAAGCGCGTCTGGAAACAGAGCCGCGAACCCTTCGTGCTGGAAACCTGTAGCCCCGGCATTTTCGCTGCGGGCGATGTGCGGGCCGGTGCCATGAACCGCGTAGCGTCTGCCGTTGGTGAAGGCGCGATGGCCGTCAGTTTTGTACACAAGTATCTGGCGGATAATTAA
- a CDS encoding ATP-dependent zinc protease family protein — MAKQIIGMTDRIDLPDLGLFDAYAKVDTGAYTSALHCKDVRLVRTKNGQKLRFWLIGETGQESRPFYSSQFSQRMIRNSFGVSELRYVIKTRLKLFDRTIRVEFTLADREQMRYPILLGRKILRNRFIVDVSQKDLSYQAKLGQSPTLPNP, encoded by the coding sequence ATGGCCAAGCAGATCATCGGTATGACAGACCGGATTGATTTACCCGATCTTGGCCTGTTTGATGCGTACGCTAAAGTTGATACGGGTGCTTACACATCGGCGCTGCACTGCAAAGATGTGCGGCTGGTACGGACAAAAAACGGGCAGAAGCTACGATTCTGGCTTATCGGCGAAACCGGACAGGAGTCCCGGCCGTTTTACAGCAGTCAGTTCAGTCAGCGTATGATTCGCAACTCGTTTGGCGTATCAGAACTGCGCTACGTCATCAAAACACGCCTGAAACTGTTCGACCGCACGATCCGGGTTGAATTTACGCTGGCCGACCGCGAGCAAATGCGTTACCCGATCCTGCTGGGTCGTAAGATTCTGCGTAACCGATTCATCGTCGACGTGTCTCAAAAAGACCTTTCTTATCAGGCTAAACTCGGTCAGTCGCCGACACTGCCTAACCCATAG
- a CDS encoding DNA polymerase III subunit, with protein MQFSDIVGQDAVRQLLVRAVQTNHLAHALLFDGPTGGANLALALALAQYVNCEDKQGSGTPTADSCGRCASCVKIQKLVHPDLHLVFPVANLSKGKTSEAYLTDFRKFLLTQPYRTLPDWLETIGADNKQGNISAEEARSILQKLSLKAYEGPYKIMLIWLPELMNTTSANALLKVLEEPPAQTLFLLVTNQPDKLLITILSRTQRVGVPAFSDDDVATHLRQHLNLDETTARRVAYLADGNMAEALHLSTQEGTDSEHAWFAEWMRDCYRQDLAKLVKQADQFDGFSKEKQKGLFDYSIRLCRDLFLWQQGAGALLRLPDDEMSFVKNFAKVLNTSHIERIVADLNEAAYHLERNARAKMVLLDLSLTFTRIIK; from the coding sequence ATGCAATTCTCCGACATTGTAGGGCAGGACGCCGTCCGGCAACTGCTGGTGCGGGCGGTGCAGACAAACCATCTGGCCCACGCGCTCCTGTTCGACGGCCCAACCGGTGGTGCCAATTTAGCCCTGGCGCTAGCCCTGGCGCAGTACGTCAACTGCGAAGACAAGCAGGGGTCTGGTACGCCGACGGCTGATTCGTGCGGACGGTGTGCGTCCTGCGTGAAAATTCAGAAGCTCGTTCATCCCGACCTACACCTTGTATTTCCGGTGGCGAACCTGAGCAAAGGCAAAACGTCGGAAGCGTACCTGACCGACTTCCGCAAGTTCCTGCTCACGCAACCCTACCGCACCCTGCCCGACTGGCTCGAAACGATCGGTGCCGACAATAAGCAGGGCAACATTTCGGCCGAAGAAGCGCGCTCGATCTTGCAGAAACTATCGCTGAAAGCCTACGAGGGGCCGTACAAGATCATGCTGATCTGGCTACCGGAACTGATGAACACCACATCGGCCAATGCGCTGCTGAAGGTGCTCGAAGAACCGCCCGCACAAACGCTTTTTCTGCTCGTGACCAATCAGCCCGACAAGCTGCTCATCACGATTCTGTCGCGTACGCAGCGGGTGGGTGTTCCGGCCTTTTCGGATGACGATGTAGCCACACACCTTCGGCAACACCTCAACCTCGACGAAACCACCGCCCGCCGTGTCGCTTATCTGGCCGACGGCAATATGGCCGAAGCCCTGCACCTGAGTACGCAGGAAGGTACCGACAGCGAACACGCCTGGTTTGCCGAATGGATGCGCGACTGCTACCGGCAGGATCTGGCCAAGCTGGTCAAACAGGCCGATCAGTTCGACGGATTCAGCAAAGAAAAACAGAAAGGGTTGTTCGACTACAGCATCCGCCTGTGCCGCGACCTGTTTCTGTGGCAACAGGGGGCGGGGGCCCTGCTGCGCCTGCCCGACGACGAGATGTCGTTCGTCAAGAATTTCGCCAAAGTGCTAAATACCAGCCACATCGAGCGTATCGTTGCCGACCTCAACGAGGCCGCTTATCACCTCGAACGCAACGCCCGCGCCAAGATGGTTCTTCTCGACCTTTCGCTTACCTTCACCCGGATTATAAAGTGA
- a CDS encoding regulatory protein RecX: protein MTDYLKDALRKAAMFCAYQERTQQEVRDRLKEWGVLGDDAEEVIAELIQQNYLNEERFAKSFAGGKFRVKGWGKRKIKQHLQQRGITGYNLEQAMKEIEPDDYRTTLTDLLDKKRQSLRDDNPLVVKQKLVRYALSKGYESDLVWQVLEEL, encoded by the coding sequence ATGACCGATTACCTGAAAGATGCACTCCGAAAAGCGGCTATGTTCTGCGCGTACCAGGAACGCACGCAGCAGGAAGTGCGTGATCGGTTGAAGGAGTGGGGCGTGTTGGGCGACGATGCGGAAGAGGTAATTGCTGAGCTGATTCAGCAAAATTACCTCAATGAGGAGCGTTTCGCTAAATCGTTTGCAGGCGGCAAGTTTCGGGTAAAAGGCTGGGGTAAACGCAAAATCAAACAGCACCTTCAGCAGCGTGGTATCACCGGGTACAATCTGGAACAGGCGATGAAGGAAATTGAGCCCGACGATTACCGCACCACGCTGACTGATTTGCTCGATAAAAAACGACAATCTCTGCGCGACGATAATCCGCTGGTCGTAAAACAGAAGCTCGTCCGCTACGCGCTCAGCAAAGGGTACGAATCCGACCTCGTCTGGCAGGTGTTGGAGGAGCTTTAG
- a CDS encoding UBP-type zinc finger domain-containing protein gives MSVCTHLAALTEIIPAREHVCEECIKTGDRWVHLRTCQSCGVTLCCDSSPNKHATKHYHASQHPVMASAEPGERWLWCYIDEQMAQY, from the coding sequence ATGTCTGTCTGCACTCATTTAGCCGCCCTGACCGAGATTATTCCGGCCCGCGAACACGTCTGCGAGGAATGCATTAAAACCGGTGACCGGTGGGTGCATCTGCGTACTTGCCAGAGCTGCGGGGTGACGCTTTGCTGCGATTCGTCGCCCAACAAACACGCGACGAAACATTACCACGCCAGTCAGCACCCCGTCATGGCATCGGCTGAACCGGGCGAACGCTGGCTGTGGTGCTACATCGATGAGCAGATGGCGCAGTACTAG
- a CDS encoding ChaN family lipoprotein codes for MRPTLLLLFGLLALSFRPDKPAYRLYDAKTKAVSYDQLLRRAADADVVLFGELHNNPICHWLELQLAKDLAEQKKGQLVLGAEMFETDTQTALTDYVQGRSSDKEFAAQARLWPNYDTDYKPLTTLAREQKLPFIATNVPRKYASLVARRGLSALDTIPASAKQLLAPLPLTVDLTRPGYKAMMAMMGDSNHGSSGAPNPHGGSTDMAANFARAQAIKDATMAYFILQNRKPGQTLLHINGDYHSKNFDGIVGYLRDMAGPSLKILTISSVDVADPDNPKVDDDTKLSQLADFVIAIPADMTKTY; via the coding sequence ATGCGCCCCACTCTGCTGCTCCTGTTTGGCTTGCTGGCCCTTTCCTTCCGGCCCGATAAGCCCGCCTATCGCCTTTACGACGCGAAGACCAAAGCGGTTTCGTACGATCAGTTGCTGCGCCGGGCTGCCGATGCCGACGTGGTTCTGTTCGGTGAATTGCATAACAACCCGATCTGTCACTGGCTCGAACTACAACTGGCTAAAGACCTGGCCGAGCAGAAGAAAGGGCAACTGGTACTGGGTGCCGAGATGTTTGAAACCGACACGCAAACCGCTCTGACCGACTACGTGCAGGGCCGTAGCAGTGATAAGGAGTTTGCCGCTCAGGCCCGGCTATGGCCCAATTACGACACCGATTACAAACCACTGACCACACTGGCCCGCGAGCAAAAACTCCCGTTTATCGCGACCAATGTTCCGCGTAAATACGCCAGTTTGGTTGCCCGGCGTGGCCTATCCGCACTGGACACCATCCCCGCCAGCGCGAAACAGTTACTGGCTCCCCTGCCGCTAACCGTCGACCTGACACGACCCGGCTACAAAGCAATGATGGCCATGATGGGCGACTCGAACCACGGCAGCAGCGGTGCGCCAAATCCGCACGGCGGCAGTACCGACATGGCGGCAAACTTCGCCCGTGCACAGGCTATCAAGGATGCCACGATGGCGTATTTTATTCTCCAAAACCGCAAGCCGGGCCAAACCCTGCTCCATATCAACGGCGATTACCACTCCAAAAACTTCGACGGTATTGTTGGCTACCTGCGCGACATGGCCGGTCCCTCACTGAAGATTCTGACAATTTCGTCAGTCGATGTGGCAGACCCCGATAACCCCAAAGTCGACGATGATACGAAACTGAGTCAACTGGCGGATTTTGTCATCGCGATTCCCGCCGATATGACCAAGACATATTAA
- a CDS encoding putative sugar nucleotidyl transferase yields MANLILFDDPALRTSLLPLTFTRPVAGIRMGIQTLAEKWAGCLQKEPSFLTQDYLSIKFPVQLSDDNLYVNGAVCPDSALVEALDTLAPGHGLRDSDGLVLAVRTPHKLVQSPETTDSYQWQTFAGPLTVLRHLWDIFVENGDQIRADFSRITEGRQSEPITDVFTRVYAPENLFVEPGATIRAAILNAEGGPIYIGKNATISEGSIVIGPFSLGEGSTVNWGGKMRANTTIGPYCKVGGEIGNSVFFGYSNKGHDGFLGNSVIGEWCNLGANVNNSNLKNDYSNVKIYHYGTRQLEDTGRAFCGLTMGDYTKAGISTMFNTGTVVGVSVNVFGGGFQYKHIPSFSWGGAADGFATYRIDKALQVAAEAFGRRNRPFDEVEKNILRAIFDQSHSLPPEPLFSF; encoded by the coding sequence ATGGCTAATCTGATTTTATTCGACGATCCTGCCCTACGTACATCGCTGCTTCCGCTGACCTTTACGCGGCCGGTGGCGGGTATTCGAATGGGCATACAGACGCTGGCTGAAAAGTGGGCTGGCTGCTTGCAAAAAGAACCGTCTTTTCTCACGCAGGACTACTTAAGCATCAAATTTCCGGTTCAGCTGTCGGATGATAACCTGTATGTCAATGGAGCCGTTTGCCCGGATTCAGCCCTTGTTGAAGCACTCGACACGCTGGCACCGGGCCACGGGCTGCGCGACAGCGACGGGCTGGTACTGGCCGTTCGGACGCCCCATAAACTGGTTCAGTCGCCGGAAACGACCGACTCGTATCAGTGGCAAACGTTCGCCGGGCCGCTGACCGTATTGCGGCATCTGTGGGATATTTTCGTGGAAAACGGCGATCAGATCCGCGCTGATTTCAGTCGCATAACCGAAGGGCGTCAGTCGGAGCCGATCACCGATGTGTTTACCCGCGTTTACGCGCCCGAAAACTTATTCGTCGAACCCGGTGCCACAATTCGGGCGGCTATTCTGAATGCGGAAGGTGGTCCCATTTACATCGGCAAAAACGCGACGATCAGCGAAGGCAGTATCGTGATTGGCCCGTTTTCGCTGGGCGAAGGCTCAACCGTAAACTGGGGCGGTAAGATGCGGGCCAACACCACAATTGGCCCATATTGCAAAGTAGGCGGGGAAATCGGCAACTCGGTATTCTTCGGCTACAGCAACAAAGGCCACGACGGTTTTCTGGGCAACTCGGTCATCGGCGAATGGTGTAATCTGGGTGCTAACGTCAACAATTCAAACCTGAAGAACGACTACAGCAACGTCAAGATTTACCACTACGGCACGCGTCAGCTGGAAGATACAGGCCGGGCCTTTTGTGGGCTGACCATGGGCGATTACACCAAGGCGGGCATCAGCACCATGTTCAACACGGGCACAGTGGTGGGCGTCAGCGTCAACGTTTTTGGTGGCGGTTTTCAGTACAAACACATTCCATCGTTCTCGTGGGGTGGTGCCGCCGACGGTTTCGCTACCTACCGAATTGACAAGGCGCTACAAGTCGCGGCCGAAGCGTTTGGTCGGCGGAATCGCCCGTTCGATGAGGTCGAAAAAAACATTTTGCGGGCTATCTTTGACCAAAGCCACAGCCTTCCCCCCGAACCGTTGTTTTCTTTCTAG
- a CDS encoding type II toxin-antitoxin system RelE/ParE family toxin, whose amino-acid sequence MYGFDKADAFTDTINAKLRILEKSPFIGRRLDTLPSVRKLPIQPYNVVYYAVAERQVIILNILDSRRHSSL is encoded by the coding sequence GTGTATGGCTTCGACAAGGCTGATGCGTTCACGGATACAATCAATGCCAAGCTGCGAATTCTAGAGAAAAGTCCTTTCATCGGTCGCCGTCTGGACACGCTACCCTCCGTTCGTAAGCTGCCCATACAACCATACAATGTGGTTTATTACGCAGTCGCCGAACGGCAGGTTATTATTCTGAATATTCTCGATAGTCGACGTCATTCCTCGCTTTAG